A window of Mytilus edulis chromosome 10, xbMytEdul2.2, whole genome shotgun sequence contains these coding sequences:
- the LOC139492499 gene encoding uncharacterized protein — protein MLLPTCTVLFVVSCFAITITTESGPNVRHNLHRRNPAFAAELVVEQLAVTTSSLKSAYDNNELQNAGDVALVLVESIPVLGDIIHLFSGKQDTPFDIENGLKTINSNLKTLNKNIKNLGTRVNKLSNEIDLSVLKNQVANDKREISNCYDDFLLFLEHPMNHAEQDRVKNCYSKFGYLRQIGSILSNNKLTFMQKPLFDQIIEVTGYCEGKRLKEVYLYLMGIYIEGCLSLITSEALTYGNDSTTYEDECKSTLQTAQETLATLFENCKLEPCDRYLEVMTKSLELEKAADVPSELKDSFPWFEFEIVTLRRGLRTGLVLHNIDNFDYLTLSKGGFVYRLLMWSQYNETLNSGPGQFNIQFNADDLESIYNGMELLTNTTNGQTTVSGHLNAFNVSKPACKHNINTDGKTDGDLKNKIKNFLSKDQNVNVSLPGWAIAVIAIAVVIVVGVCVICCCKMRGG, from the coding sequence CTGTTACCAACCTGTACAGTATTATTTGTTGTCTCCTGTTTTGCTATCACTATTACTACCGAGTCTGGGCCAAATGTAAGGCATAACTTACATAGACGTAATCCTGCCTTTGCTGCTGAACTCGTTGTTGAACAACTCGCAGTAACTACTTCAAGTTTAAAATCAGCCTATGACAATAACGAACTTCAAAATGCTGGAGATGTTGCTCTCGTTCTGGTTGAAAGTATACCAGTTTTAGGAGATATCATTCATCTCTTCTCTGGTAAGCAAGATACCCCGTTTGATATCGAGAATGGACTTAAAACAATAAATAGCAACttgaaaacattaaataaaaatattaaaaacctcGGAACAAGAGTAAACAAATTGTCCAATGAGATAGATTTGTCGGTATTGAAAAATCAAGTGGCCAATGACAAACGGGAAATATCGAATTGTTATGatgattttttactttttctagAACATCCCATGAATCATGCCGAACAAGACCGAGTAAAAAACTGTTATTCTAAATTTGGATATTTAAGACAAATTGGAAGTATTCTTAGCAATAACAAACTTACTTTTATGCAAAAGCCTCTCTTCGACCAGATCATTGAAGTCACCGGTTATTGTGAAGGTAAAAGACTCAAAGAAGTGTACCTGTATCTTATGGGCATATACATCGAAGGATGTTTATCACTAATAACATCCGAAGCCTTAACCTACGGGAACGATTCTACAACATACGAGGACGAATGCAAGTCTACATTACAGACTGCACAAGAAACTTTAGCCACACTATTTGAAAACTGCAAACTAGAACCTTGCGATCGTTATCTTGAAGTTATGACAAAGAGTTTGGAATTGGAAAAGGCAGCAGACGTCCCATCCGAATTAAAAGATTCATTTCCTTGGTTCGAATTTGAAATTGTAACGTTAAGAAGAGGTTTAAGAACAGGGTTGGTGCTTCACAACATCGACAATTTTGACTATTTAACATTGAGCAAAGGAGGGTTTGTGTACCGTTTACTAATGTGGTCACAATATAACGAAACACTAAATTCTGGTCCTGGTCAGTTTAACATACAGTTCAACGCAGACGATCTAGAGAGTATCTATAACGGAATGGAGCTACTAACCAACACTACAAATGGCCAAACGACAGTGAGTGGTCATCTAAATGCTTTTAACGTGTCAAAACCTGCATGTAAACATAACATCAATACTGATGGGAAGACTGACGGTGACTTAAAGAATAAAATCAAGAATTTTTTATCAAAAGACCAGAATGTAAACGTTTCCTTACCGGGATGGGCAATAGCCGTCATTGCAATTGCTGTTGTTATCGTTGTTGGTGTTTGCGTGATTTGTTGTTGTAAAATGAGAGGTGGGTAG